One genomic segment of Gadus chalcogrammus isolate NIFS_2021 chromosome 3, NIFS_Gcha_1.0, whole genome shotgun sequence includes these proteins:
- the LOC130379401 gene encoding rho GTPase-activating protein 19-like isoform X1: MAADKEKGNNTTICRGTPCTMGIQPEENSSSTRAGRATTIIFNPDFFVEKLRHEQPEVFTELVLSNLTRLIDLPGSEFSELLGEEAPPKTPTGSSGGGFFRSFNFLKRKDKDVVFGTPLSEGSIAQIYQLIEYLSKNLQVEGLFRVPGNSVRQQTLRDLLNSGTDVDLSSGGFHPNDVATLLKAFLGELPEPLLTHRQFHAHLKIADMTRFDERGNKTSVPDKERQIEALQLLLMLLPAANRSLLKLLLELLYHTAKRQDTNKMSAYNLALMFAPHVLWPRYMTAVDLKDNLKKLNNSMAFLIRHSQKLFRAPAYMREHARVHCASSRVIHTKDDLELLPANGSPVLRSPTGSKRPGGPLEPIAGGPQHHTEEALKELFRHVHHNMPDSAKKKKLIQQIARQTEFGTPPPSECQQTPPGRTKKHPRSRSFGALMKRKARGDQLTTERKLRHISPVTMSTGKPGKENVVLQAVNSPLMFVESGKACGAPKSSRGSALSKERLHQDSKGSPSTSMMCFSPPQEISSL, translated from the exons AGGTACACCGTGCACCATGGGGATCCAGCCAGAGGAGAATTCGAGCAGCACCCGTGCCGGCCGTGCCACCACCATCATCTTCAACCCCGACTTCTTTGTGGAGAAGCTCCGTCACGAGCAGCCAGAGGTGTTCACAGAGCTGGTGCTGAGCAACCTGACGCGACTCATCGACCTGCCGGGGAGCGAGTTCTCCGAGCTGCTGGGAGAGGAGGCGCCCCCCAAGACCCCAACGGGCAGCAGCGGAGGGGGCTTCTTCCGCTCCTTCAACTTCCTGAAGCGCAAAG ATAAGGATGTTGTGTTTGGGACCCCTCTGTCAGAAGGAAGCATCGCACAAATCTACCAGCTCATCGAGTACCTCAGCAAGA ATCTGCAGGTGGAGGGTCTGTTCCGGGTGCCGGGCAACAGCGTGCGGCAGCAGACGCTGAGGGACCTGCTGAACAGCGGGACGGATGTGGACCTGAGCTCCGGGGGCTTCCACCCCAACGACGTGGCCACCCTGCTCAAGGCCTTCCTGGGGGAGCTCCCCGAACCCCTCCTCACACACCGGCAGTTCCACGCACACCTGAAGATAGCAG ATATGACCCGCTTCGATGAGCGGGGCAACAAGACGTCGGTGCCGGACAAAGAGCGGCAGATCGAGGCGCTGCAGCTGCTCCTCATGTTGCTCCCTGCCGCCAACCGCTCGCTGCTCAAGCTGCTCCTGGAGCTGCTCTACCACACCGCCAAGCGGCAGGACACCAACAAGATGTCCGCCTACAACCTGGCCCTCATGTTCGCCCCGCACGTCCTCTGGCCGCGATAC atgACTGCAGTGGACCTGAAGGACAACCTGAAGAAGCTCAACAACAGCATGGCCTTCCTCATCAGACACTCACAGAAGCTGTTCAGG GCCCCTGCCTACATGAGGGAGCACGCCAGAGTGCACTGTGCCAGCTCCAGAGTTATCCACACCAAG GATGATTTGGAGCTGCTGCCTGCCAACGGTAGCCCGGTGCTGCGCTCACCGACAGGGTCCAAGAGGCCCGGCGGGCCCCTGGAGCCCATCGCCGGGGGGCCCCAGCACCACACGGAGGAGGCCCTGAAGGAGCTGTTCAGACACGTCCACCACAACATGCCCGACTCggccaagaagaagaagctcaTCCAGCAG ATTGCCAGGCAAACAGAATTCgggacccccccacccagcgAGTGCCAGCAGACCCCCCCCGGACGCACCAAGAAACACCCGCGCTCACGCTCCTTCGGGGCGCTGATGAAG CGTAAAGCTCGTGGAGATCAGCTGACCACCGAGAGGAAGCTCAGGCACATCTCCCCGGTAACCATGTCGACGGGGAAACCCGGGAAGGAGAATGTCGTCCTGCAGGCG gtgaacAGTCCCCTGATGTTCGTGGAGTCGGGGAAGGCGTGCGGTGCGCCGAAGAGTTCAAGAGGCTCTGCTCTCTCTAAGGAGAGGCTACACCAGGACTCCAAG GGCTCTCCATCGACCTCCATGATGTGTTTCTCGCCACCTCAGGAGATTTCTTCTTTGTGA
- the LOC130379401 gene encoding rho GTPase-activating protein 19-like isoform X2 has protein sequence MEIGKSTQRGTPCTMGIQPEENSSSTRAGRATTIIFNPDFFVEKLRHEQPEVFTELVLSNLTRLIDLPGSEFSELLGEEAPPKTPTGSSGGGFFRSFNFLKRKDKDVVFGTPLSEGSIAQIYQLIEYLSKNLQVEGLFRVPGNSVRQQTLRDLLNSGTDVDLSSGGFHPNDVATLLKAFLGELPEPLLTHRQFHAHLKIADMTRFDERGNKTSVPDKERQIEALQLLLMLLPAANRSLLKLLLELLYHTAKRQDTNKMSAYNLALMFAPHVLWPRYMTAVDLKDNLKKLNNSMAFLIRHSQKLFRAPAYMREHARVHCASSRVIHTKDDLELLPANGSPVLRSPTGSKRPGGPLEPIAGGPQHHTEEALKELFRHVHHNMPDSAKKKKLIQQIARQTEFGTPPPSECQQTPPGRTKKHPRSRSFGALMKRKARGDQLTTERKLRHISPVTMSTGKPGKENVVLQAVNSPLMFVESGKACGAPKSSRGSALSKERLHQDSKGSPSTSMMCFSPPQEISSL, from the exons ATGGAAATTGGAAAATCGACTCAGAG AGGTACACCGTGCACCATGGGGATCCAGCCAGAGGAGAATTCGAGCAGCACCCGTGCCGGCCGTGCCACCACCATCATCTTCAACCCCGACTTCTTTGTGGAGAAGCTCCGTCACGAGCAGCCAGAGGTGTTCACAGAGCTGGTGCTGAGCAACCTGACGCGACTCATCGACCTGCCGGGGAGCGAGTTCTCCGAGCTGCTGGGAGAGGAGGCGCCCCCCAAGACCCCAACGGGCAGCAGCGGAGGGGGCTTCTTCCGCTCCTTCAACTTCCTGAAGCGCAAAG ATAAGGATGTTGTGTTTGGGACCCCTCTGTCAGAAGGAAGCATCGCACAAATCTACCAGCTCATCGAGTACCTCAGCAAGA ATCTGCAGGTGGAGGGTCTGTTCCGGGTGCCGGGCAACAGCGTGCGGCAGCAGACGCTGAGGGACCTGCTGAACAGCGGGACGGATGTGGACCTGAGCTCCGGGGGCTTCCACCCCAACGACGTGGCCACCCTGCTCAAGGCCTTCCTGGGGGAGCTCCCCGAACCCCTCCTCACACACCGGCAGTTCCACGCACACCTGAAGATAGCAG ATATGACCCGCTTCGATGAGCGGGGCAACAAGACGTCGGTGCCGGACAAAGAGCGGCAGATCGAGGCGCTGCAGCTGCTCCTCATGTTGCTCCCTGCCGCCAACCGCTCGCTGCTCAAGCTGCTCCTGGAGCTGCTCTACCACACCGCCAAGCGGCAGGACACCAACAAGATGTCCGCCTACAACCTGGCCCTCATGTTCGCCCCGCACGTCCTCTGGCCGCGATAC atgACTGCAGTGGACCTGAAGGACAACCTGAAGAAGCTCAACAACAGCATGGCCTTCCTCATCAGACACTCACAGAAGCTGTTCAGG GCCCCTGCCTACATGAGGGAGCACGCCAGAGTGCACTGTGCCAGCTCCAGAGTTATCCACACCAAG GATGATTTGGAGCTGCTGCCTGCCAACGGTAGCCCGGTGCTGCGCTCACCGACAGGGTCCAAGAGGCCCGGCGGGCCCCTGGAGCCCATCGCCGGGGGGCCCCAGCACCACACGGAGGAGGCCCTGAAGGAGCTGTTCAGACACGTCCACCACAACATGCCCGACTCggccaagaagaagaagctcaTCCAGCAG ATTGCCAGGCAAACAGAATTCgggacccccccacccagcgAGTGCCAGCAGACCCCCCCCGGACGCACCAAGAAACACCCGCGCTCACGCTCCTTCGGGGCGCTGATGAAG CGTAAAGCTCGTGGAGATCAGCTGACCACCGAGAGGAAGCTCAGGCACATCTCCCCGGTAACCATGTCGACGGGGAAACCCGGGAAGGAGAATGTCGTCCTGCAGGCG gtgaacAGTCCCCTGATGTTCGTGGAGTCGGGGAAGGCGTGCGGTGCGCCGAAGAGTTCAAGAGGCTCTGCTCTCTCTAAGGAGAGGCTACACCAGGACTCCAAG GGCTCTCCATCGACCTCCATGATGTGTTTCTCGCCACCTCAGGAGATTTCTTCTTTGTGA
- the LOC130379401 gene encoding rho GTPase-activating protein 19-like isoform X3: MDIFTEGTPCTMGIQPEENSSSTRAGRATTIIFNPDFFVEKLRHEQPEVFTELVLSNLTRLIDLPGSEFSELLGEEAPPKTPTGSSGGGFFRSFNFLKRKDKDVVFGTPLSEGSIAQIYQLIEYLSKNLQVEGLFRVPGNSVRQQTLRDLLNSGTDVDLSSGGFHPNDVATLLKAFLGELPEPLLTHRQFHAHLKIADMTRFDERGNKTSVPDKERQIEALQLLLMLLPAANRSLLKLLLELLYHTAKRQDTNKMSAYNLALMFAPHVLWPRYMTAVDLKDNLKKLNNSMAFLIRHSQKLFRAPAYMREHARVHCASSRVIHTKDDLELLPANGSPVLRSPTGSKRPGGPLEPIAGGPQHHTEEALKELFRHVHHNMPDSAKKKKLIQQIARQTEFGTPPPSECQQTPPGRTKKHPRSRSFGALMKRKARGDQLTTERKLRHISPVTMSTGKPGKENVVLQAVNSPLMFVESGKACGAPKSSRGSALSKERLHQDSKGSPSTSMMCFSPPQEISSL; this comes from the exons ATGGACATATTTACAGA AGGTACACCGTGCACCATGGGGATCCAGCCAGAGGAGAATTCGAGCAGCACCCGTGCCGGCCGTGCCACCACCATCATCTTCAACCCCGACTTCTTTGTGGAGAAGCTCCGTCACGAGCAGCCAGAGGTGTTCACAGAGCTGGTGCTGAGCAACCTGACGCGACTCATCGACCTGCCGGGGAGCGAGTTCTCCGAGCTGCTGGGAGAGGAGGCGCCCCCCAAGACCCCAACGGGCAGCAGCGGAGGGGGCTTCTTCCGCTCCTTCAACTTCCTGAAGCGCAAAG ATAAGGATGTTGTGTTTGGGACCCCTCTGTCAGAAGGAAGCATCGCACAAATCTACCAGCTCATCGAGTACCTCAGCAAGA ATCTGCAGGTGGAGGGTCTGTTCCGGGTGCCGGGCAACAGCGTGCGGCAGCAGACGCTGAGGGACCTGCTGAACAGCGGGACGGATGTGGACCTGAGCTCCGGGGGCTTCCACCCCAACGACGTGGCCACCCTGCTCAAGGCCTTCCTGGGGGAGCTCCCCGAACCCCTCCTCACACACCGGCAGTTCCACGCACACCTGAAGATAGCAG ATATGACCCGCTTCGATGAGCGGGGCAACAAGACGTCGGTGCCGGACAAAGAGCGGCAGATCGAGGCGCTGCAGCTGCTCCTCATGTTGCTCCCTGCCGCCAACCGCTCGCTGCTCAAGCTGCTCCTGGAGCTGCTCTACCACACCGCCAAGCGGCAGGACACCAACAAGATGTCCGCCTACAACCTGGCCCTCATGTTCGCCCCGCACGTCCTCTGGCCGCGATAC atgACTGCAGTGGACCTGAAGGACAACCTGAAGAAGCTCAACAACAGCATGGCCTTCCTCATCAGACACTCACAGAAGCTGTTCAGG GCCCCTGCCTACATGAGGGAGCACGCCAGAGTGCACTGTGCCAGCTCCAGAGTTATCCACACCAAG GATGATTTGGAGCTGCTGCCTGCCAACGGTAGCCCGGTGCTGCGCTCACCGACAGGGTCCAAGAGGCCCGGCGGGCCCCTGGAGCCCATCGCCGGGGGGCCCCAGCACCACACGGAGGAGGCCCTGAAGGAGCTGTTCAGACACGTCCACCACAACATGCCCGACTCggccaagaagaagaagctcaTCCAGCAG ATTGCCAGGCAAACAGAATTCgggacccccccacccagcgAGTGCCAGCAGACCCCCCCCGGACGCACCAAGAAACACCCGCGCTCACGCTCCTTCGGGGCGCTGATGAAG CGTAAAGCTCGTGGAGATCAGCTGACCACCGAGAGGAAGCTCAGGCACATCTCCCCGGTAACCATGTCGACGGGGAAACCCGGGAAGGAGAATGTCGTCCTGCAGGCG gtgaacAGTCCCCTGATGTTCGTGGAGTCGGGGAAGGCGTGCGGTGCGCCGAAGAGTTCAAGAGGCTCTGCTCTCTCTAAGGAGAGGCTACACCAGGACTCCAAG GGCTCTCCATCGACCTCCATGATGTGTTTCTCGCCACCTCAGGAGATTTCTTCTTTGTGA